The genomic region acgacggcgagcggaAGGGCGGGCGTGGTGTGCCGCGGACCGTGGCGACAAAGTCCTGGTCGTCCATGTCGGAAGGCGGGATGTCGGAGATGCGTGGGGAGTGGCTGCGCTGCGTGATGTTGCGGAGGGAGAGCGTCTGCTCGATCTTGGactgctcggcctcggacaTGGATCCCATGGAGCTGCGGGGACTGTCGTCGCTGAAGACGTCGTCTTCGTGTTCGTGGTGGGAGCTgctgtcgccggcctcgggtgcttcttcttgttcttcttgtTGGTCTTCGTCTccgtggtcgtcgtcttctggcacttgctcttcttccccGTGGTCTTCGTGGTCTTCTTCTACGTCGTCGTGAtggtcgtcttcctcgtgaTGCTCAACAACGGACGAGCCGCCGTacgacgggcgggcgctcgcgGGCTCAGAGTTGGCCACGTAGCTACTCTCCGCCGTGTCATTGGCCTCTTGCGCactcccgcggcggccgagctgctggacaatgtcgcgggcagcggcgtgtATCAGGGCCTCGGTGCGGTATGAGGCGCGTCGGCGGTCGCTTTCGAgagaggccgccgacatggcaGAGCCACGTCTCGAGACGGAGACACGGGTCCCACCTGTCTCGCTGTCGACGATGGAGTGGCGGTCGTGGTCTGTGAGTGATGCGGCATCATCGTGTTCAGTGGCGTGATTCACAATCATTGTGTCGTCGGtttggtcgtcgtcagcggccCTGGGGCCCGAGGTCTCGCTATGGACCTCGGTGACGTCGTTTGCGCTTTCCGAGACTTCACTGGTGCTGATTGAGGCATCATGGGCCTCATCCTGtacgtcgtcctcgtcgggtGTCTGAGCAGGCTCCTCGGGAGGGTCCTGGGCGGACTGTTGAACCATGCCATCGACAAGTTCTTCGAAGGCGGCTTCGAGTTCttcggcggccttgtcggccagCGCTTCTTCATGCCGGTCGCTCTCCATGACGAATGCTTCCTGGTCCTCGGACTTTGCTGGGTCAttcgcctcgtcctcatcgaccCGTTCCACGTCCGGCTCCTGGGCGGCATCGAAAGCAACGTTCTCTgcctcccgctcgccctcgccatccgGAACGGCATCCTCTGTTGTACcagcctcgacctcctccaccttggGCACCTCTGGCTCCATGATATCGTCGTACGTTGTCGGCTCGCTCATGCAAGACGGGTCCACGTGGATGGCAAAGTCAAAGTCGTTGTGCAGTCGTTGATTGCGTCGCGGCATGCCCAGCAGCCGTGCCGGTGTTTGTGTGTTTGATGTCGGTATGGGTTGGCAGCGAGGCAACAACAGGTTGCATGCAGGTACTCCCGCCCGGAGAAAGAGGGGGGGTCACCTTATCTATCTTGCTTTCGTGGAGGATGTGTGTCTCTGTTGCAGGCGGGGGAAAAGGCGTCTCTCGGAGACGTCAGAAAAACAGGCGCCAAACTCAAAAGACCAAAGTAAAAAAGGACGAGCGAGATGCGGTACTGTACAGGGACGAGGATGGTGGGAACATCAACAATGGCGACGACAAACAAAAGTCAAGGATGCAGCTGCACGCGCGtgcaggggagggggagggccTCGCTCCAGTGCAGGTGCAGTGTGAGGCACACGCTGGTTGGCTCGCCGAGGCTTTCTtttgctgctggctggcggcggtgggcaaAAATGGTTGGGCGGCAATTGAGGGGCGGATGGGTGATCGTTGACGTGGtctgaggcggcgggcgtttgTTTACCGCCGTTGCCAGGTCGACAATGCAGCAGCCAGTGGGCCACTGCCCGTCGGCCCGTGGCGGACGCCAACACCGTCTGGTGgcgcccgtcccgccgctTGGCCCCTGAAGAATTGAAGCCCGAAAATTGAATGatttcgtcgtcgtcatgcgATCGTTGAATTTGACAAATTTTTAATCGGTGTTTTTCTGGTGGTGTGGAGGGGCCCGACACTGTCGTAAGATTCAGGGTCTCTGGGGAAACATTCCAGTGGTTTTTGGGGGGCCGCTGCTGAACAATGGGGCGGGCCCTCGAGTCTTGTGGCCCAAATGGGGATCGGGGTTGCTAACTTGGTGCTATTCGGGCGGAGCTGGAATGGGACTCGTCGGCTGTTTCAAGGCGGTTTGTTGTACGTATCGTGAGCGGCCGGAGCCAGTTGATGCCTGGCCCTTTGCAGCTTGGAGGTTTCTATAAGAAACAACTGCCGAGTCACTCCAGCCCTCACCAGTCAGGGAATCAGTTACTTTGTGGAGTGGGCTATATAACTATGACCTGGCCCATGATTTGGGTGCGGGTTAGGAGTAAAAAATTGTCGTGACTGACGGGACGGACATCATTCATGGTCCATGACCATATCACATGAGAAGAGAGGGCATCCCAGGCCACATACAGGCAAACACGAGAGAGAGTGTGAGAGCCAGAGcgagagagtgagtgagaggaATCATGTCCCCAACGCCCTCCTAATCGTTCCAAACGCCCAAATACCATATTCCCAAAACTGAACCCTTCACTCATGCTGCCCCCCAGCTCCAGCCATGCTGTGCATACGTCTCCCGCAGAAACGCGACGCCCCTTGTAAACGCCTGGTCCTTGAACTCCTTTTCCACGATGGCATCCGGCACTGCGCATAGTCAGCTGGAGCTGCCCTCGTCACgacatcgtcaccatcatcatcatcgtcatccctCGAAGCAGTCAAAGtagagagaagaagaagaagatgatgatgatgaagataAAGAACAaagaggaaaagaagaagaagaagaaaactCACCCTCCAGGTACCCGTGAAACATGCCGTCCACCACCATTGTCTCCACGCGCCGTCGTTCCCTCCGTCCCTCCCGCTCATCCTCGCCATTCACCCGCTCCGCAAACGCCATCTGCTCCGCGTACAAAATGtccaccgccggcaccaccagcagcatcctCTCCGGCAGCGTTTCCCTCCGCGCCAGCACGGGGTTCAgcctcgcgtcgccgtcatcataATCACCCCCTCTGtgccccatcgtcgtcttcgcccgccgcgcgcccgccatgtACGCATCAAacagcggcaccagcacgcGCAGCGGatccgacgacgccgacggcatccCCCGCGGGCGCGGCTTCTCGTCCGGGGCAAGGCGcaggtccagcgccgcgtaaaaggtgacgatgccgcgcacgcgcgtcgccgagggcgcctGGCGGTCGggctgctgcgtcgccgccacggccaggtTCCCGCCCGCGGAGAAGCCGCCCGCGGTCATGAGCTGCGGGTCGGCGCcccagcggcgcgcggcgtgcgcggcgaTCCAGGCGATGGCcgcgtcgatgtcgtcgatggccgCGGGGAAGACGTGCTCGGGCGCGTACCGGTACGAGAGGctcacgacgacggcgcccgtctcggcggcgacgcgcgcgtcGAAGGCGGCGTTGCTCTCGGGCAGACCGCCGAggaagctgccgccgtggaTCTCGACGTGCAgcgggcgcagcggcgacgaagacgacgaagacgatttctgctgctgctgctggtgctctTCTGAAGCTacagcggcatcatcgtcgtcgtcgcgttgGGAGGGGACCGATCgcacgccgtggccgggcgccttgaagacgaggacgcgcaGCGAGCGGCCCGGCGCGAGGGGTAGGTGCTCGACGACAAACGGCCGCGAGAAGAGGTACGGGATCGTGTTGATGGAGTAGGTGAGGAGCGTGATGGGCTGCAGCAAGAGGAGGCGCCAGCGCAGCGACCACGAGAGGCGCGGGTggaagagggcgacgaggagcggccGAAACCAGCGatgcagcgcctcgaggaccaTCTTTTTCGTTCAAGTGTCGGCGGTAAGCCCGCTACCATCAATGTGACGATGGAGGAAGctgtggaggcggcggcagggcgtcAGCCATGGTGATGGCATCGGGTCGGTGGTGAGTGTGCTGCTAATAATGAGACGTCAAAGCCTGTAAAGAAGCGTCACTCGACCTGAGGCTTCAATCGCTCCCTCCGGGGTCTCCCGAGGGGCGGTAGTAGAGCGAGCGATACGAGACTGGTGGCTCTGGCACGCCCAGCAAGCCTCATTCCGCTGATGAGCGATCCTCTCCTCTTACACGCACCAACTTGACTCACTCGCCTCCCTCATATCCATGGCGAAGTAGCAGAATGGACAATCGCTTCTAACTTCTGATAACCTCCATCCAGTGGACAGAGAGGCCCATAGCAGCCTGGGATACTAGTATCAACATGTTCGTGGCATTGAGCCGGCTGGCGGCTGATATCCCATcctggggctgctgccgcgtTCCGATCACGGATCAGCaagcgaggcggcgcccatgtctgtctgtctgtctcaTCTCCCGAGCGAGCGCCAACGGCACCTTAGAATAACCGGGGAGGGGCCCCATCTCAAAAACGACGTTGCGTGATGAACACGGTGAGTGGCACATTATCGCTTCAAGTCAATGATGGCAGGCGAGACTTCGTCGAGTGAGCAGGACATGAAAATGGTGTCATCTCTGTATTACACAGAAAGGCCAGACCAGCGGAGAGGCACGCCCATACGCGGGACATGCGCCTGCAAAACTCGTCGGCTGAACATGCGCGCTTGTCTTTCATATCCTTTCATATCCCGTTGAAAACATCTCGCCAGGCACGGAGAGGccacggcacggcggcgataaccaccccggggggggggaggagggaaagaAGCCTCTGTTGCTCCTGTTCCTCCCTAGGTacccgggggagggggagtgcgcgcccgccatAAAGAACCGAATCATTTGCCGTTTATATGTACTGAGTTCCTCtccttctttctctctctctttccataggctgctgctgctatcATGGACAACGCAGCTCCAACGATCCCCTTTCCCACATCCCCACAAGCAACCTTCGCTTACAGGTCCTCGCAGTAGTCGCCAGTGACGGTGACagtcgtcgtcttggtggGCGTGGGGgccgtggtgacggcggcggtgatgcccCAGCACGAGCAGGCGGACGAGTACTTGGCGCCGTTGGAGCAGGCGGTGGCGTAGGCGGGCACGACGGTAGGggcctcggtggcggcgcggtactcgagggcggcgtcgcggcggagctTGTGGggggcctcgccgtcgacggtaacggtgacggtggtggtgctgtggATTTAAGCATCTCGCTTGTCagtctctcttcttcttcttcatgtTGCATCTTAATCTCGCCCATCATATCTGATAGTATATCGACCGTGCCCTCCCAGGGAGGAACGGGAGGAACGGGGCGtgcttggctgggctgctgctggcgtcACACAAACTTACACAGGGTCGGGGACGACAGTGGTGCGCATGAAGCTGGTGCAGTCGGCCTTGCGGGACTCAATGGGCTTCAGGCCGTCGCGGGTACCGGTGACCTGGCGGGCGCAGTTGTCACCACCGCAGTGTCCGTCGCGGGggttgacggcgccggcgagggcggcggcgacgaaagagaggatgatggcggccttCATCTTGACgggttgtgtgtgtgtgcgtgttgGTTTAGACACGGACAACAAGATCGTCGACTTGTGTGGGAGTTGTATGGGGGGGATTGTAAGTCGGTGACGGAgggaagaaagggggggttCGAGAGGGGAGGAAAGCGAGGAGAGATGCAGATGGGGGACTTATATGAGAAGccaggcagagagagagacagagaggaAGGTGTTGTGAGAGCGGTACCAACTGCACCGTACCGCACCGCAACGGCCGGACTGGAGCAACGCAGGTTTAGCGGGCGGACTGGACGGGGATTCGAATGGGGACGGGTTCCCATGGTCGCCTCTTGGCGAACATGCACTGACTGGAGCGTCGACGTATACGGCAAAGGGCGGTTGGTCGGCCGAAAGGGTGTGTGCGTGAAGGTAGTATGTTCCTGGGTTTACGACCTGCCTACTGCTAGTAACCTTTCAAagtgccgcggcggcgctgacagGAGAGTCAGGTAGTTAGTTGGGTACAATACTATACGCGCACTAACGTAGTATAACACCTGCGTTggtgctgtactgtacagacagacagatagCAGCTTCGCACCATGAGCCGACCTACGGGCGCGCTCTGGTTCAACCAACGGACGGGGCCATGTGGCCATAGTTATGGACTGGATGGACACTTTTGCTGACGCGGGGACGAGGCCAAGCAACGCCGCTGCAGGGGGGCGTGAACAATCATCGAGAGACGAAAACGAGCAGCTCCCTCATCGGGCGAACGCAGTTGGCTGCAAGCCGCCGTCGAAAAAgcgactggactggactggactgtgcgtctgtgtgtgtgtgtgtgtgcctggcggctggccgtgTGCTGGGGGAAATCGAATTGACTCTCGGCCGCAGCCGGGGGGCGTGTGCAGAAGCACCAGCAGAGCCTAGAGTCGCCCCGAACGAACGTGTGTTCTCGGTTCCCACCTATCAGAGCGACGACCTCCCGCA from Purpureocillium takamizusanense chromosome 12, complete sequence harbors:
- a CDS encoding uncharacterized protein (TransMembrane:1 (i30-50o)~COG:V~MEROPS:MER0034961~EggNog:ENOG503P291~CAZy:CE10) — its product is MVLEALHRWFRPLLVALFHPRLSWSLRWRLLLLQPITLLTYSINTIPYLFSRPFVVEHLPLAPGRSLRVLVFKAPGHGVRSVPSQRDDDDDAAVASEEHQQQQQKSSSSSSSPLRPLHVEIHGGSFLGGLPESNAAFDARVAAETGAVVVSLSYRYAPEHVFPAAIDDIDAAIAWIAAHAARRWGADPQLMTAGGFSAGGNLAVAATQQPDRQAPSATRVRGIVTFYAALDLRLAPDEKPRPRGMPSASSDPLRVLVPLFDAYMAGARRAKTTMGHRGGDYDDGDARLNPVLARRETLPERMLLVVPAVDILYAEQMAFAERVNGEDEREGRRERRRVETMVVDGMFHGYLEVPDAIVEKEFKDQAFTRGVAFLRETYAQHGWSWGAA
- a CDS encoding uncharacterized protein (SECRETED:SignalP(1-17~SECRETED:cutsite=AGA-VN~SECRETED:prob=0.6722)~EggNog:ENOG503PH1V) gives rise to the protein MKAAIILSFVAAALAGAVNPRDGHCGGDNCARQVTGTRDGLKPIESRKADCTSFMRTTVVPDPVTTTVTVTVDGEAPHKLRRDAALEYRAATEAPTVVPAYATACSNGAKYSSACSCWGITAAVTTAPTPTKTTTVTVTGDYCEDL